From a region of the Nonlabens dokdonensis DSW-6 genome:
- a CDS encoding O-methyltransferase codes for MFFLPKDLDNYIVAHSEDEPQILQDLTRETYQKVLQPIMLSGPYQGRVLSMISHLKTPQRVLEIGTFTGYSALCIAEGMPDNSELMTIDINEELEDLAAGYFSRFRESGTKNISIDQKIGDATTIIPELEGTFDLVFIDADKPNYINYFHLIMEKVHSGSLIISDNVLWHGKVVEEVNAKDKSTPILLEFNRLLKEDPRLQTVLLSVRDGLTLSRVM; via the coding sequence ATGTTTTTCTTACCTAAAGATCTTGATAATTACATTGTCGCTCATTCTGAAGATGAGCCGCAAATTCTTCAAGATCTAACTCGAGAGACATATCAAAAGGTGTTGCAACCCATCATGCTTTCTGGACCTTATCAAGGCCGTGTTTTGAGTATGATCTCCCATTTAAAAACACCTCAACGCGTGCTAGAAATAGGAACCTTCACCGGCTACTCTGCGCTTTGCATTGCTGAAGGAATGCCTGATAATAGTGAGCTCATGACCATCGATATTAATGAAGAACTAGAAGATCTTGCAGCTGGATATTTTTCTCGCTTTCGCGAAAGCGGAACTAAAAACATTTCCATTGACCAAAAAATAGGTGATGCTACGACAATAATCCCAGAGCTGGAAGGAACCTTTGACCTTGTTTTCATAGATGCCGATAAGCCTAATTATATAAACTATTTTCACCTTATTATGGAAAAAGTACACTCGGGCAGCCTCATTATTTCTGATAATGTTTTGTGGCATGGTAAAGTAGTAGAAGAAGTCAATGCAAAGGATAAATCTACTCCTATTCTTCTTGAATTTAATCGACTTTTAAAAGAAGACCCTAGATTGCAAACTGTGCTTCTATCGGTACG